The DNA sequence CGACACCTTCAACAACGGCCGTTGCGCCAGAGTTTCGCACACAAAAACGTTCGCCAACGATTCCGCGCAAGAAAATGTTGCCCGAAGTGGCTCCGTAGCCAATCACATTTCCTGCGATGATGTTCTGTTCGGCAACTAGTGGCGCAGTGCGAGCTGGGCGCACGACAATTCGACCGCCAGAAAGACCCTTGCCCACGTAGTCGTTGCCATCACCTTCAAGACGCAATGTGATACCTGCAGGCAAGAACGCGCCAAATGATTGACCAGCAGAGCCGGTGAACAACAAATCGATGGTGCCCGCTGGCAGTCCAGCACCGCCCCATTTGCGAGTTATCTGCGAACCGAGCATGGTGCCAACTGTGCGATTGACGTTCTTGATTTCTAGTTGTGCTCGAACGGCCTCGCCATTTGCGATTGCTGGCTGGCAAATTTCAATCAACTGGTTATCTAACGCTCGCTCAAGGCCGTGATCCTGGCTCGTGGTATGTCGCAAAGCAGCGTTCGGATCAACATTCGGGCGATAGAGGATAGGTGAAAGATCCAGTCCTGAGGCCTTCCAGTGTTGAACCGCTCGCTCAACATCAAGCACTTCGCTGTGGCCGATTGCTTCATCAAGGCTATGGAAACCGAGTTCGGCAAGTAGCTCACGGACTTCCTGTGCGATGTATTCAAAGAAGTTAACAACATACTCAGCCTTGCCCGAGAACTTCTCGCGCAGCAACGGGTTTTGGGTCGCTACACCCACAGGACAAGTATCGAGATGACAAACCCGCATCATCACACAACCCATTACGACCAATGGTGCGGTCGCAAATCCATACTCCTCTGCACCGAGCAGTGCAGCAATGACGACATCGCGACCAGTCTTTAGCTGGCCATCGGTCTGAACCACGATGCGGTCACGCAAACCGTTGAGCAACAAAGTCTGCTGAGTTTCGGCCAGACCAATTTCCCAAGGAGCACCCGCGTGCTTGAGGCTGGTTAATGGTGAGGCCCCAGTGCCACCGTCGTGACCGGAAATTAA is a window from the Actinomycetota bacterium genome containing:
- a CDS encoding glutamate synthase subunit alpha; translated protein: LISGHDGGTGASPLTSLKHAGAPWEIGLAETQQTLLLNGLRDRIVVQTDGQLKTGRDVVIAALLGAEEYGFATAPLVVMGCVMMRVCHLDTCPVGVATQNPLLREKFSGKAEYVVNFFEYIAQEVRELLAELGFHSLDEAIGHSEVLDVERAVQHWKASGLDLSPILYRPNVDPNAALRHTTSQDHGLERALDNQLIEICQPAIANGEAVRAQLEIKNVNRTVGTMLGSQITRKWGGAGLPAGTIDLLFTGSAGQSFGAFLPAGITLRLEGDGNDYVGKGLSGGRIVVRPARTAPLVAEQNIIAGNVIGYGATSGNIFLRGIVGERFCVRNSGATAVVEGVGDHGCEYMTGGRAVILGPTGRNFAAGMSGGIAYLLDAVVPNINREMVDIESLDSADLDFLEEILQQHLAETDSEVAKSLLENWPAHAGRFTKVMPTDYRRVLNAKAKAEAEGRDPIEAIMEAARV